The following proteins are encoded in a genomic region of Triticum dicoccoides isolate Atlit2015 ecotype Zavitan chromosome 1B, WEW_v2.0, whole genome shotgun sequence:
- the LOC119308710 gene encoding E3 ubiquitin-protein ligase ATL41-like, protein MSSLSWSADLLWQARGGGVFDVGQGSAALILASYPVLLLLVLISAFIRYVWIVLALYCPILFVLSYTGRLLAGPVVFVHDEATAGFQRGGLPQASIAAIPTFVYGAADSSGPSDGQAQCAVCLEALSGGENVRPLSVRAHTFHAGCIDMWFYSHATCPVSRCHVEPQKADKMSPFLPESALPPV, encoded by the exons ATGTCATCCTTGTCGTGGTCAGCGGACCTCCTGTGGCAGGCGCGCGGCGGCGGTGTCTTCGACGTCGGGCAGGGCAGCgc cgcgcTGATACTCGCGTCGTACCCGGTGCTCCTGCTCCTCGTCCTCATCTCCGCGTTCATCAGGTACGTGTGGATCGTGCTGGCGCTCTACTGCCCGATCTTGTTCGTGCTATCCTACACCGGCCGCTTGCTCGCCGGGCCGGTGGTGTTCGTGCACGACGAGGCCACAGCGGGCTTCCAGCGGGGAGGTCTACCACAGGCGTCCATTGCGGCCATCCCGACGTTCGTGTACGGTGCCGCAGATTCTTCTGGTCCCAGCGACGGCCAGGCCCAGTGCGCGGTGTGCCTGGAGGCTCTGTCCGGTGGGGAGAATGTGCGGCCGCTGTCAGTGCGCGCGCACACATTCCATGCAGGGTGCATCGACATGTGGTTCTACTCTCATGCGACATGCCCGGTCAGCCGGTGCCATGTGGAGCCGCAGAAGGCTGACAAAATGTCGCCATTTCTGCCAGAGTCGGCTCTGCCGCCGGTGTAG